One window of Myripristis murdjan chromosome 8, fMyrMur1.1, whole genome shotgun sequence genomic DNA carries:
- the LOC115363174 gene encoding zinc finger BED domain-containing protein 1-like: MADSDRIYNAPAGLKSKVWRKFGFYMKDGLLDKSVAICKECKAALKYTGSTTNLNTHLVRRHGETGDEEASTASAKTRQDTDIQEFFQPKLSHNSARAMVITASIARFIVKDLRPYSVVENEGFRDMIKTLEPRYTIPSRQHFTDKCVPELYNKVKNEVKEQLFNTERVAITTDAWTSCATDSYVTITAHHISPDWELRSHVLQTRVFNESHTGKNIGALLKEACTDWNIAHKEPALVTDNARNMIAAGVEAEMTPHLSCFAHTLNLASQKAFQVDTAARLLGKVRKVVGFLHRNIKGAEILREKQQQLTLPSHKLIQDVSTRWNSSHDMLERFLEQQPAVFATLMSRELRKGEEVNSLNEKDICNAEDIVRLMAPVKVVTTILCEDEMPTVSMIAPLRAKLKKHFEAADEDTPLITEMKKAFKNDFEKRYTHLEDLLYTASAIDPRFKTLPFLSDDDAERIFISISAEATALLNKVSQTNTPFH; the protein is encoded by the coding sequence ATGGCTGACTCGGACAGGATTTACAACGCACCGGCAGGCTTAAAATCCAAAGTTTGGAGAAAATTTGGCTTTTATATGAAAGATGGATTGCTGGATAAAAGCGTCGCCATATGCAAAGAGTGTAAAGCCGCGCTAAAGTATACCGGTAGCACGACAAATCTCAACACTCACTTGGTGAGACGACATGGGGAAACAGGTGATGAGGAGGCAAGCACAGCTAGCGCAAAGACACGGCAAGACACAGACATACAAGAGTTCTTCCAGCCAAAACTCAGCCACAACTCGGCGCGAGCCATGGTAATAACGGCTTCAATCGCCCGGTTCATTGTTAAAGACTTGAGACCATACTCTGTAGTGGAAAATGAGGGCTTTCGGGACATGATAAAAACATTAGAGCCCCGGTACACTATACCAAGTCGGCAGCATTTCACGGACAAGTGTGTGCCAGAGCTTTATAACAAGGTTAAGAATGAAGTCAAAGAACAGCTATTCAACACAGAACGAGTGGCAATTACCACCGATGCCTGGACGTCATGTGCAACTGACTCTTATGTGACAATCACAGCGCACCACATCTCTCCTGACTGGGAGCTGAGGAGTCATGTTTTACAAACCAGAGTATTCAACGAGTCACACACAGGTAAAAACATAGGTGCTTTATTAAAAGAAGCATGTACTGACTGGAACATTGCTCATAAAGAACCAGCCCTGGTAACTGATAATGCCCGAAATATGATTGCAGCTGGAGTGGAGGCAGAGATGACACCACACCTCAGTTGCTTTGCTCACACATTAAATCTGGCCTCCCAGAAAGCCTTTCAAGTGGACACTGCTGCAAGGCTACTGGGAAAAGTGAGGAAGGTGGTTGGGTTCTTGCACCGCAACATAAAGGGAGCTGAAATCCTACgggagaaacagcagcaactgacTTTGCCTTCCCACAAACTCATTCAAGATGTGTCCACCCGGTGGAATAGTTCCCATGACATGCTGGAACGCTTTTTAGAACAGCAGCCTGCAGTTTTTGCCACACTCATGTCAAGGGAGctcagaaaaggagaggaggtgaatTCTCTTAATGAGAAAGACATCTGTAATGCTGAAGACATCGTCAGGTTGATGGCACCTGTCAAAGTAGTGACAACTATCCTTTGTGAGGATGAGATGCCCACAGTATCAATGATTGCCCCACTCAGAGCAAAACTAAAAAAGCACTTTGAAGCAGCAGATGAAGACACACCACTCATCACTGAGATGAAGAAGGCATTTAAGAATGATTTTGAGAAGCGATACACACATCTTGAGGACCTCCTCTACACTGCATCTGCTATAGACCCTCGCTTTAAGACTCTCCCATTCCtgagtgatgatgatgctgagagGATCTTCATAAGTATTTCAGCTGAAGCTACTGCCCTGCTTAACAAGGtaagccaaacaaacacaccctttCATTaa